Proteins encoded by one window of Bauldia sp.:
- a CDS encoding pilus assembly protein N-terminal domain-containing protein, whose product MPRTSLISRLTLAALAATAGLPAKADPISVVVDQAKVMRISRPADIVIIGNPAIADATIQDSQTLIITGHSFGMTNLIVLDAQGQSIADEQITVAPQNDQVVTVYRRASRQTFSCSPDCSPMLAVGDNAAAFDAVNSQIQTQSALSSGAASK is encoded by the coding sequence ATGCCGCGCACGTCTCTTATCTCGCGCCTGACGCTCGCCGCGCTCGCGGCCACCGCCGGGCTGCCGGCCAAGGCCGATCCGATCTCCGTCGTCGTCGACCAGGCCAAGGTGATGCGCATCTCGCGGCCGGCCGACATCGTCATCATCGGCAACCCGGCGATCGCCGACGCGACCATCCAGGACAGCCAGACGCTGATCATCACCGGCCACTCCTTCGGCATGACCAACCTAATCGTGCTCGACGCGCAGGGCCAGTCGATCGCCGACGAGCAGATCACGGTGGCGCCGCAGAACGACCAGGTGGTGACCGTGTATCGCCGCGCCTCGCGGCAGACCTTCTCGTGCTCGCCGGACTGCTCGCCGATGCTGGCGGTCGGCGATAACGCCGCCGCCTTCGACGCGGTCAACTCGCAGATCCAGACGCAGTCGGCGCTGTCGTCCGGCGCGGCCAGCAAGTAG
- a CDS encoding Flp family type IVb pilin, which produces MKSLFNRFAKDESGATAIEYGLIATLIAVALITGAGLLGTSLNKVFSNISTKISVS; this is translated from the coding sequence ATGAAGTCTCTGTTCAACCGTTTCGCCAAGGACGAGTCCGGCGCGACCGCCATCGAGTACGGCCTCATTGCCACGCTCATCGCCGTTGCCCTCATCACCGGCGCCGGCCTGCTCGGCACCAGCCTGAACAAGGTGTTCAGCAACATCTCGACCAAGATCTCCGTCTCGTAA
- a CDS encoding prepilin peptidase produces the protein MIGVAHFIAFLVFPLGMAFAAASDLLTMTISNKLTLALLAAFVVLAPLTGMDLSTFGWHFAAGGIVLAVAFACFAFGWIGGGDAKFAAVTTLWLGAENAPEFLVVAALFGGGLTLAILSFRQAVLPAFIVRQPWVQRLHERTAGVPYGIALAAAGLYVYPHSLWLAAAGAN, from the coding sequence ATGATTGGGGTCGCGCACTTCATTGCCTTTCTGGTTTTCCCGCTGGGCATGGCCTTCGCCGCCGCGTCCGATCTTCTCACCATGACCATCTCCAACAAGCTGACGCTGGCGCTGCTTGCCGCCTTCGTCGTGCTGGCGCCGCTCACCGGCATGGATCTGTCGACCTTCGGCTGGCACTTCGCCGCCGGCGGCATCGTGCTCGCCGTCGCCTTCGCCTGTTTCGCCTTCGGCTGGATCGGGGGAGGCGACGCCAAGTTCGCCGCCGTCACCACGCTGTGGCTGGGCGCCGAGAATGCGCCCGAGTTTCTCGTGGTCGCCGCGCTCTTCGGCGGCGGGCTGACCCTCGCCATTCTTTCCTTCCGTCAGGCGGTGTTGCCCGCCTTCATCGTTCGCCAGCCCTGGGTGCAGCGGCTTCATGAGCGTACCGCCGGTGTCCCGTACGGGATCGCGCTCGCTGCTGCCGGTCTCTACGTCTATCCGCACTCCCTGTGGCTCGCGGCCGCTGGCGCGAACTAG
- the cpaB gene encoding Flp pilus assembly protein CpaB, with protein MKLAQVMVLGVAAGAGLIAAVIAIRVLQPAPPPEVVATTATSTTQAPQVQVLVATKDVPIGGKLAADSVQWQDWPLSGVNKDRFIQKDGDGATQIQPLVGAIARASIYQGEPITESKLIHSDHGFMSAILPEGMRAVATRIAADTSAGGFILPNDRVDVIMTRANPDAGDNGGSPYLTETILNNVRVLAIDQTIENTADNSKAGEGAAGQTVIGQTATLELTPQQVQILTVAQQISDHLTLALRSVADSRAGPADAAADAVHLIGGTKRNGAVTVVRNGVARDVSGIR; from the coding sequence ATGAAATTAGCACAGGTCATGGTTCTCGGCGTCGCCGCGGGCGCCGGTCTGATTGCCGCCGTCATCGCGATACGCGTCTTGCAGCCGGCGCCGCCGCCTGAGGTCGTGGCGACCACCGCCACCTCCACCACGCAGGCGCCGCAGGTTCAGGTGCTCGTCGCCACCAAGGACGTCCCGATCGGCGGCAAGCTCGCCGCCGATTCGGTGCAGTGGCAGGATTGGCCGCTCTCCGGCGTCAACAAGGATCGCTTCATCCAGAAGGACGGCGACGGCGCCACGCAGATCCAGCCGCTGGTCGGCGCCATCGCCCGCGCCTCGATCTACCAGGGCGAGCCGATCACCGAGTCCAAGCTCATCCATTCCGACCACGGCTTCATGTCGGCGATCCTGCCCGAGGGAATGCGCGCCGTCGCCACCCGCATCGCGGCTGACACCAGCGCCGGCGGCTTCATCCTGCCCAACGACCGCGTCGACGTCATCATGACGCGCGCCAATCCCGACGCCGGCGACAACGGCGGCTCGCCGTATCTCACCGAGACCATCCTCAACAACGTCCGCGTCCTCGCCATCGACCAAACCATCGAGAACACCGCCGACAACAGCAAGGCGGGCGAGGGCGCCGCCGGCCAGACGGTGATCGGCCAGACCGCCACCCTCGAGCTCACGCCGCAGCAGGTTCAGATTCTGACCGTCGCGCAGCAGATCAGCGATCATCTCACGCTGGCGCTGCGCTCGGTCGCCGACTCCCGCGCCGGCCCGGCCGATGCCGCCGCCGACGCTGTCCATCTCATCGGCGGCACCAAGCGCAACGGCGCCGTCACCGTCGTCAGGAACGGCGTCGCTCGCGACGTCAGCGGCATCCGGTGA
- a CDS encoding type II and III secretion system protein family protein: MLQPTLRRLLFAGLALAAVDTFSLAQAVAADPAAKTIDASVSRSVKVGLNKSVVIDLPRDARDILVSNPVIADAVIRTPRRIYVTGVAVGQSNVIVFDRAGTQIVSLDLEVERDASNLSAMLRRLIPDSDIDVEIVTDNIVLSGSVKNAGDSRRAQDVATIFANGGSQAQGSDSASSGGAQVQSQVVNLLNIQGEDQVQLKITVAEVNRTLAKQLGVDWTASNISIGPLLLNAASALIGTGASSSITGNGGIGSGGSLTAKLSALQKTGLVRVLAEPTLTAISGESASFLAGGQFPYAQQQATNTSDSSSSFSITTAFKDFGVSLSMTPLVLSDGRISLHMKTEVSDLVPGTSTPALNVRRAETTLELPSGGSMVLGGLLQDSVTQTINAVPGLGNLPILGPLFRSRDFQRKETELVIIATPYLVKPVSRSQLATPDQGLAIPSDAQSTLLGRLNRVYGGNAGNTPDKQYQGRVGYIYE; encoded by the coding sequence ATGCTGCAGCCGACGCTCCGCCGACTTCTCTTCGCCGGCCTGGCGCTCGCCGCCGTCGATACCTTCAGCCTGGCCCAGGCGGTCGCCGCCGATCCCGCCGCGAAAACCATCGACGCCAGCGTCTCGCGCTCGGTCAAGGTCGGCCTCAACAAGTCGGTGGTCATCGACCTGCCGCGCGACGCCCGCGACATCCTGGTCTCCAACCCGGTGATCGCCGACGCGGTCATCCGCACGCCCCGCCGCATCTACGTCACCGGCGTCGCCGTCGGCCAGTCAAACGTCATCGTCTTCGACCGCGCCGGCACCCAGATCGTCTCCCTCGACCTCGAGGTCGAGCGCGACGCCTCCAATCTCTCCGCCATGCTCCGCCGCCTGATCCCCGACTCCGACATCGACGTCGAGATCGTCACCGACAACATCGTCCTCTCCGGCAGCGTCAAGAACGCCGGCGACAGCCGCCGCGCCCAGGACGTGGCGACCATCTTCGCCAACGGCGGTTCGCAGGCGCAAGGCTCCGACTCCGCCAGCTCCGGCGGCGCCCAGGTGCAGTCGCAGGTGGTCAACCTGCTCAACATCCAGGGCGAGGATCAGGTCCAGCTCAAGATCACCGTCGCCGAGGTCAACCGCACGCTGGCCAAGCAGCTCGGCGTCGATTGGACCGCCAGCAACATCAGCATCGGCCCGCTCCTGCTCAACGCCGCGTCGGCGCTGATCGGCACCGGCGCCTCGAGCTCCATCACCGGCAATGGCGGCATCGGCAGTGGCGGCAGCCTGACCGCCAAGCTCAGCGCCCTCCAGAAGACCGGCCTCGTCCGCGTGCTCGCCGAGCCGACGCTGACCGCGATCTCCGGCGAATCGGCCTCGTTCCTCGCCGGCGGCCAGTTCCCCTACGCCCAGCAGCAGGCGACCAACACCAGCGACAGCAGCAGCAGCTTCTCCATCACGACCGCCTTCAAGGACTTCGGCGTGTCGCTGTCGATGACGCCGCTCGTCCTCTCCGACGGCCGCATCAGCCTGCACATGAAGACCGAGGTGTCGGATCTCGTGCCGGGCACCAGCACGCCGGCGCTCAACGTCCGCCGCGCCGAGACCACGCTGGAGTTGCCCTCGGGCGGCTCCATGGTCCTCGGCGGCCTCCTGCAGGATAGCGTGACCCAGACCATCAACGCCGTGCCCGGCCTCGGCAATCTGCCCATCCTCGGTCCGCTGTTCCGCAGCCGCGACTTCCAGCGCAAGGAAACCGAGCTGGTCATCATCGCCACGCCGTATCTCGTCAAGCCGGTGTCGCGTTCGCAGCTCGCCACGCCCGATCAGGGTCTGGCGATCCCGAGCGACGCCCAGTCGACGCTGCTCGGCCGCCTCAACCGTGTCTACGGCGGCAACGCCGGCAATACGCCAGACAAGCAGTACCAGGGCCGCGTTGGCTACATCTACGAATGA
- a CDS encoding CpaD family pilus assembly protein — protein MTTVSSRARDRSKRARLSAALAMGSLALTLAACTSSGGVDPFAQTAAMNRDDYRVEHPITIGEQVETLDIPVSVDSQHLTAATRANIAFFAQSFLRSSTAIVAVVAPSGSPNQVAAAGLAVEVEDALRQNGVRPRAISYRVYKAGADERVAPVRLAFNRIAATTAPCAPWTDDITKTETNIHYGAFGCASQQNLAAMVESPLDLLYPRGLTPADASRRADVLQKYRSGTKFTGDTSEPTNSTTSIGGN, from the coding sequence ATGACTACCGTTTCGTCCAGAGCCCGCGACCGCTCCAAGCGCGCCCGCCTGTCGGCGGCCCTCGCGATGGGTAGCCTCGCGCTGACGCTCGCGGCCTGCACCTCCTCGGGCGGCGTCGATCCGTTCGCGCAGACCGCCGCGATGAACCGCGACGACTACCGCGTCGAGCATCCGATCACCATCGGCGAGCAGGTCGAGACCCTCGACATCCCGGTGAGCGTCGATAGCCAGCACCTGACCGCGGCGACCCGCGCCAACATCGCCTTCTTCGCGCAGTCTTTCCTGCGCTCCAGCACCGCCATCGTCGCCGTCGTCGCCCCGTCCGGTTCGCCGAATCAGGTCGCCGCCGCCGGCCTCGCCGTCGAGGTCGAGGACGCCCTGCGCCAGAACGGCGTCCGGCCGCGCGCGATTTCCTACCGCGTCTACAAGGCCGGCGCCGACGAGCGCGTCGCGCCCGTGCGCCTCGCCTTCAACCGCATCGCCGCGACCACCGCGCCGTGCGCGCCGTGGACGGACGACATCACCAAGACCGAGACCAATATCCACTACGGCGCCTTCGGCTGCGCCTCGCAGCAGAACCTCGCCGCCATGGTCGAAAGCCCGCTCGATCTTCTCTATCCGCGCGGCCTGACGCCGGCCGACGCCTCCCGCCGCGCCGACGTGCTGCAGAAGTACCGCAGCGGCACGAAGTTCACGGGCGACACCAGCGAGCCCACCAACTCCACGACCTCGATCGGGGGCAACTGA
- a CDS encoding CpaE family protein, producing MTDLAYKDTGRPPERMPDTMAEVRPVPRISIQAFCESPDLIAAIEAAARDRRMARAHVKVQTGGILAAAEFYQGAATPNLIIVESRLPRERLETELDRLSEVCDAGTKVIVIGHVNDVELYRSLAQRGISEYLVAPVSLMGVIKAVADLYVERSTQPLGRSIAFIGAKGGVGSSMVAHNVAWSIARSFENDVVVADLDLAFGTAGLDFNQDPAQGIAEAVNAPDRLDDNFLDRLLARCSDHLSLLAAPATLDKTYDFGESAFEHVIDVAQSGVPTVILDIPHAWNAWVKKTLLAADEIVITAEPDLANLRNAKNMVDLLRAGRSNDHPPRLIINKANLSKRPEIKVDDFATALNLQPIAVIPFDAALFGTAANNGQMIAETDAKSPIAESFDLVARTVTGRAEVKRAKRSNFTLAPLLERFVSTKKKSA from the coding sequence ATGACTGACCTCGCCTACAAGGACACCGGCCGTCCTCCGGAGCGCATGCCGGACACCATGGCCGAAGTCCGTCCGGTCCCGCGCATCTCGATCCAGGCGTTCTGCGAATCGCCGGATCTGATCGCGGCCATCGAGGCGGCGGCGCGCGATCGCCGCATGGCCCGCGCCCACGTCAAGGTACAGACCGGCGGCATCCTCGCCGCGGCCGAGTTCTACCAGGGCGCCGCCACGCCCAACCTGATCATCGTCGAGAGCCGCCTGCCGCGCGAGCGGCTGGAGACCGAGCTCGACCGGCTCTCCGAAGTCTGCGACGCCGGCACCAAGGTCATCGTCATCGGCCACGTCAACGACGTCGAGCTCTACCGCAGCCTCGCCCAGCGCGGCATCAGCGAGTACCTCGTCGCCCCGGTCAGCCTGATGGGCGTCATCAAGGCCGTCGCCGATCTCTACGTCGAGCGCTCGACCCAGCCGCTCGGCCGCTCCATCGCCTTCATCGGCGCCAAGGGCGGCGTCGGTTCCTCGATGGTCGCCCACAACGTCGCCTGGTCGATCGCGCGCTCCTTCGAGAACGACGTCGTCGTCGCCGACCTCGATCTCGCCTTCGGCACCGCCGGCCTCGACTTCAACCAGGATCCCGCGCAGGGCATCGCCGAGGCGGTGAATGCGCCCGATCGCCTCGACGACAACTTCCTCGACCGCCTGCTCGCCCGCTGCTCGGATCACCTGAGCCTGCTCGCCGCGCCGGCCACCCTCGACAAGACCTACGACTTCGGCGAGAGCGCCTTCGAGCACGTCATCGACGTTGCCCAATCCGGCGTGCCGACCGTCATCCTCGACATCCCGCACGCCTGGAACGCCTGGGTGAAGAAGACCCTGCTTGCCGCCGACGAGATCGTCATCACGGCCGAGCCGGATCTCGCCAACCTGCGCAACGCCAAGAACATGGTGGACCTGCTCAGGGCCGGCCGCAGCAACGATCATCCGCCGCGCCTGATCATCAACAAGGCCAACCTGTCCAAGCGGCCCGAGATCAAGGTCGACGACTTCGCCACCGCGCTCAATCTGCAGCCGATCGCCGTCATCCCGTTCGATGCCGCCCTGTTCGGCACCGCCGCCAACAACGGCCAGATGATCGCCGAGACCGACGCCAAGAGCCCGATCGCGGAATCGTTCGATCTGGTGGCACGCACCGTCACCGGCCGCGCCGAGGTCAAGCGCGCCAAGCGCAGCAACTTCACGCTCGCGCCGCTGCTCGAACGGTTCGTATCGACGAAGAAGAAAAGCGCATAG
- a CDS encoding CpaF family protein yields the protein MFGKRGTGGTGDKPPAPSTEQPEARPAATPPAAKPAAAAPVAAAPAVPAVVSAAAASASRTAAAAPPPSAAAAPAKRTAADPAPARRTINNDPNARRSENFYDVKSTVFSALIDTIDLSQLARLDVESAREEIRDIVNDIIALKNIVMSIAEQEDLLEDICNDVLGLGPLEPLLARDDISDIMVNGAFKTYIEVGGKVEETNVRFRDNSQLMNICQRIVSQVGRRVDEASPICDARLPDGSRVNVIAPPLAIDGPTLTIRKFKKDKLTLDQLVKYGSVTPEGATILQIIARSRCNVLVSGGTGSGKTTLLNCLTRYIDSDERIITAEDAAELQLQQPHVVRLETRPPNIEGEGEITMRDLVKNCLRMRPERIIVGEVRGPEAFDLLQAMNTGHDGSMGTLHANSPREAMSRLESMITMGGFALPAKTIREMIANSIDVIVQTERLRDGSRRITYVTEVVGTEGDVITTQDIFVYEILGEDQNGKIRGRHRSTGIGRPKFWDRARYYNEENRLAEALDAANADELKVEQGR from the coding sequence ATGTTCGGCAAGCGCGGCACAGGCGGTACCGGGGATAAGCCACCGGCTCCGTCGACGGAACAACCGGAAGCCCGGCCGGCGGCAACGCCGCCTGCGGCGAAGCCCGCTGCTGCCGCGCCGGTCGCGGCGGCTCCCGCCGTGCCTGCCGTGGTTTCCGCTGCCGCCGCCTCCGCGTCGCGCACCGCCGCCGCCGCGCCGCCGCCGTCCGCCGCAGCCGCGCCCGCCAAGCGCACCGCCGCCGATCCCGCGCCGGCGCGCCGCACGATCAACAACGACCCGAATGCGCGCCGTTCGGAAAATTTCTACGACGTGAAGTCGACGGTCTTCTCGGCCCTCATCGACACCATCGACCTGTCGCAGCTCGCCCGCCTCGACGTCGAGTCGGCGCGCGAGGAAATCCGCGACATCGTCAACGACATCATCGCGCTCAAGAACATCGTGATGTCGATTGCCGAGCAGGAGGACCTGCTCGAGGACATCTGCAACGACGTCCTCGGCCTCGGCCCGCTCGAGCCGCTGCTCGCCCGCGACGACATCTCCGACATCATGGTCAACGGCGCCTTCAAGACCTACATCGAGGTCGGCGGCAAGGTGGAAGAGACCAACGTCCGCTTCCGCGACAACAGCCAGTTGATGAACATCTGCCAGCGCATCGTCAGCCAGGTCGGCCGCCGCGTCGATGAAGCCTCGCCGATCTGCGACGCGCGCCTCCCCGACGGCTCGCGCGTCAACGTCATCGCCCCGCCGCTCGCCATCGATGGCCCGACCCTCACCATTCGTAAGTTCAAGAAGGACAAGCTGACCCTCGACCAGCTCGTCAAGTACGGCTCGGTCACGCCCGAGGGCGCCACCATCCTGCAGATCATCGCCCGCTCGCGCTGCAACGTGCTCGTCTCCGGCGGCACCGGCTCCGGCAAGACGACGCTGCTCAACTGCCTGACGCGCTACATCGATAGCGACGAGCGCATCATCACGGCGGAAGACGCCGCCGAGCTCCAGCTCCAGCAGCCGCACGTCGTCCGCCTCGAAACCCGCCCGCCGAATATCGAAGGCGAGGGCGAGATCACGATGCGCGATCTGGTCAAGAACTGCCTTCGTATGCGGCCCGAGCGCATCATCGTCGGCGAGGTGCGCGGCCCGGAGGCGTTCGATCTGCTCCAGGCCATGAACACCGGCCACGACGGCTCGATGGGCACGCTCCACGCCAACAGCCCGCGCGAAGCCATGTCGCGCCTGGAATCGATGATCACGATGGGCGGCTTCGCGCTGCCCGCCAAGACCATCCGCGAGATGATCGCCAACTCGATCGACGTCATCGTCCAGACCGAGCGCCTGCGCGACGGCTCGCGTCGCATCACCTACGTCACCGAGGTGGTCGGCACCGAAGGCGACGTCATCACCACCCAGGACATCTTCGTCTACGAGATCCTCGGCGAAGACCAGAACGGCAAGATCCGCGGCCGCCATCGCTCGACCGGCATCGGCCGGCCGAAGTTCTGGGATCGCGCCCGCTACTACAACGAAGAGAATCGCCTCGCCGAGGCGCTCGACGCCGCCAACGCGGACGAGCTCAAGGTCGAGCAGGGACGCTAA
- a CDS encoding type II secretion system F family protein: MFGPLTTVLAIIGLVSLSAGGLAYALLYGRIQSENNAEKRLEFIQGKNKTAPAGRTQDPTRRRKSVQDTLKEVEDAQRAKAKQSKAPPLAVRMTQAGLTWTKRTFWTVSVVVGLLMLVASFFLGAPIYLAIALGVVGFFGAPRWYVNFRRKRRIRKFVDEFANAVDVIVRGVKAGLPLNDCIKIIANEAAEPVKSEFRQISETQALGLTLADAVARLPDRVPTPEANFFAIVISIQQRAGGNLAEALGNLSRVLRERKQMKGKISAMAMEAKASAYIIGSLPAVVMLLVWLTSPNYIKLLFTEQAGHLILVCSILWMTMGVLVMRKMINFDF; this comes from the coding sequence ATGTTCGGTCCGCTCACCACCGTCCTCGCAATCATCGGCCTGGTCTCGCTGAGCGCCGGCGGCCTCGCCTATGCGCTGCTCTACGGCCGCATCCAGAGCGAGAACAACGCCGAGAAGCGCCTGGAATTCATCCAGGGCAAGAACAAGACGGCGCCCGCCGGCCGCACGCAGGACCCCACCCGCCGCCGCAAGTCGGTTCAGGACACCCTGAAGGAAGTCGAGGACGCCCAGCGCGCCAAGGCCAAGCAGTCGAAGGCGCCGCCGCTCGCCGTCCGCATGACGCAGGCCGGCCTCACCTGGACCAAGCGCACCTTCTGGACGGTCAGCGTCGTCGTCGGCCTCCTCATGCTGGTCGCCTCCTTCTTCCTCGGCGCGCCGATCTACCTCGCCATCGCGCTGGGCGTCGTCGGCTTCTTCGGCGCCCCGCGCTGGTACGTGAATTTCCGCCGCAAGCGCCGCATCCGCAAATTCGTCGATGAATTCGCCAACGCCGTCGACGTCATCGTGCGCGGCGTCAAGGCCGGCCTGCCGCTCAACGATTGCATCAAGATCATCGCCAACGAGGCCGCGGAGCCGGTCAAGAGCGAGTTCCGCCAGATCTCCGAGACCCAGGCGCTCGGCCTGACGCTCGCCGACGCCGTCGCCCGTCTCCCCGATCGCGTGCCGACGCCCGAGGCGAACTTCTTCGCCATCGTCATCTCGATCCAGCAGCGCGCCGGCGGCAATCTTGCCGAGGCGCTCGGCAATCTTTCGCGCGTGCTGCGCGAGCGCAAGCAGATGAAGGGCAAGATCTCCGCCATGGCGATGGAGGCGAAAGCCTCCGCCTACATCATCGGCTCGCTGCCCGCGGTGGTCATGCTCCTCGTCTGGCTGACGAGCCCCAACTACATCAAGCTTCTGTTCACCGAGCAGGCGGGCCATCTCATTCTCGTTTGCTCGATTCTGTGGATGACGATGGGTGTCCTCGTCATGCGCAAGATGATCAACTTCGACTTCTGA
- a CDS encoding type II secretion system F family protein, producing MFEIIFDSLTSATFLVGAFAAIAVAATVYSVAQPYFEGDKLAARIKAVALEREEIRARERARLANEAKRAKLRSEPKAFMRQIVDRLNLRNALADENTVARLRMAGLRGQAPLVMFLFARVAIPLAFFSAALFYMLAIIHIDQPLPIVFLISLVIAGIGFYAPNFYVSNIVTKRQTSIRRAWPDALDLLLICVESGMSAEASFRKVSEEIGIQSVPLAEELTLTTAELSYLQERRQAYENLGARTGLDAVKGVMTSLIQAERYGTPLGHSLRVLSQENRDQRMTAAEKKAAALPPKLTVPMILFFLPVLLAVILGPAAIEVIHARSGG from the coding sequence ATGTTCGAAATCATCTTCGACAGTCTCACCAGCGCCACGTTCCTGGTCGGCGCCTTCGCCGCCATCGCGGTCGCCGCGACGGTCTACTCGGTCGCCCAGCCCTACTTCGAGGGCGACAAGCTCGCCGCCCGCATCAAGGCGGTGGCGCTCGAGCGCGAAGAGATCCGCGCCCGCGAGCGCGCCCGTCTCGCCAACGAGGCCAAGCGCGCCAAGCTCCGCTCCGAGCCCAAGGCGTTCATGCGCCAGATCGTCGATCGGCTGAACCTGCGTAACGCGCTCGCCGACGAGAACACCGTCGCCCGCCTGCGCATGGCCGGCCTCCGCGGCCAGGCGCCGCTGGTCATGTTCCTCTTCGCGCGCGTCGCCATCCCGCTCGCCTTCTTCAGCGCGGCGCTGTTCTACATGCTGGCGATCATCCACATCGACCAGCCGCTGCCCATCGTCTTCCTCATCTCGCTGGTCATCGCCGGCATCGGCTTCTACGCCCCCAATTTCTACGTCTCCAACATCGTCACCAAGCGCCAGACCTCGATCCGCCGCGCCTGGCCGGACGCCCTCGACCTGCTGCTCATCTGCGTCGAGTCGGGCATGTCGGCGGAAGCTTCCTTCCGCAAGGTGTCGGAAGAAATCGGCATCCAGTCGGTGCCGCTCGCCGAGGAGCTGACGCTGACCACCGCCGAGCTGTCCTACCTGCAGGAACGCCGCCAGGCCTACGAGAACCTCGGCGCCCGCACCGGCCTCGACGCCGTCAAGGGCGTCATGACCAGCCTGATCCAGGCCGAGCGTTACGGCACCCCGCTTGGCCACTCGCTCCGCGTCCTGAGCCAGGAAAATCGCGACCAGCGCATGACCGCCGCCGAAAAGAAGGCCGCCGCGCTGCCGCCGAAGCTCACCGTCCCGATGATCCTCTTCTTCCTGCCGGTGCTCCTCGCGGTAATTTTGGGCCCGGCCGCGATCGAGGTAATCCACGCTCGCAGCGGCGGCTAA
- a CDS encoding tetratricopeptide repeat protein → MTPLPLVLLRRRLLAGAVLVPVALALGGCAKSTSGPDPMMTSSIAQPVTPDDFDKAAAYWGQRYEARPKDRDTALNYAVALQRTGEADQAVVILSKAALDFPDDRTVLAALGKAQAASGDLDSALTTIRRAEDAAQPDWKLMSAEGAILDQMNRTDDARALYAKALALAPGDPSVLSNYGMSYVLTGDLKQAEKLLRQAIASPAADSRVRQNLALVVGLEGRFDEAQKIASAELSPDQAAANVAYLKQMLAQQNSWQALKGAKPTT, encoded by the coding sequence ATGACCCCGCTGCCCCTCGTTTTGCTCCGCCGCCGGCTGCTTGCCGGCGCGGTTCTGGTGCCGGTCGCGCTCGCGCTCGGCGGGTGCGCCAAATCGACCTCCGGGCCCGACCCGATGATGACCTCGTCGATCGCGCAGCCGGTGACCCCGGACGATTTCGACAAGGCGGCGGCCTACTGGGGCCAGCGCTACGAGGCGCGGCCGAAGGATCGCGACACGGCGCTCAACTATGCCGTGGCGCTGCAGCGTACCGGCGAGGCGGACCAGGCGGTGGTGATCCTCAGCAAGGCGGCGCTCGATTTTCCGGACGACCGCACGGTGCTGGCGGCGCTCGGCAAGGCGCAGGCGGCGAGCGGCGATCTCGACAGCGCGCTGACGACGATCCGCCGCGCCGAGGATGCGGCGCAGCCGGACTGGAAGCTGATGTCGGCGGAAGGCGCCATCCTCGACCAGATGAACCGGACCGACGATGCGCGCGCGCTTTACGCCAAGGCGCTGGCGCTGGCGCCGGGCGATCCGTCGGTGCTCTCCAACTACGGCATGTCGTATGTGCTGACCGGTGACCTGAAGCAGGCGGAGAAGCTGCTGCGCCAGGCGATCGCCTCGCCTGCCGCCGACAGCCGCGTGCGGCAGAACCTCGCGCTGGTGGTGGGGCTCGAGGGGCGCTTCGACGAGGCGCAGAAGATCGCGTCGGCGGAACTGTCGCCCGACCAGGCGGCGGCCAACGTCGCGTATCTCAAGCAGATGCTGGCGCAGCAGAATAGCTGGCAGGCGCTTAAGGGCGCGAAGCCGACTACGTAA